The following DNA comes from Emys orbicularis isolate rEmyOrb1 chromosome 13, rEmyOrb1.hap1, whole genome shotgun sequence.
AGATGCTCCTGCGGCGTTAGCTCCACCTGGGTGCGAGCCTGAAGCCCGCTGCGGGCGCCTCGTCCAGGCAGGCAGCCGCGGAGCTCCCGTCTCCCCGGGCAGAGCTGGGTTCCCTGCAAACCAGGGCAAAGCTGAGCTGGGGCTGCGGCCGGAGAAACGCCCCCCAGGCCCAGAAAAAGGTGAGTGAGCTCgaaggggagctgggctggggctgcgagACTTGCAGCAGGTGAAAACTTCGGGAGGGGGAAGGCGGCTGGGGGACCTGCGCTGGGAGAGGCTGCAAGGCAGGGCTGAGATCTGACCaggctgggggctcctgcagaCTTGGCTGCTGCTTTCTGGGGGGCTCCGGAGaaacagccccccctcccccggttgtTTGGAGCCAGGGACAGCCTGGCTTGgtgcaaagggggagggggggctctttAGGGAATGGGTCTCGGTTTGCTACCAGGAgctgggggagtttgcagagtccttcacttgctcctggtaggggtggaggggaaacTATGCATGTgtgttttggggagggaggttgggggggctccttttgaattttttctgtgccccctcccaccttttccattcttctccctccccatcttCACTGAACCCTGTGAGGCTTGCCCCCTCCTCTGGTCTCAGCAGCGGCTCTGGCAAGGAGACTGCCCCCCAGCGAGCTCGTGTTCCCCCCAGCCATCAGGTCTCATTCCCTCTCATCCCTCCCCCGTCCCACACTGGCTTTCCCCACTAATCCCCTGCCCAAGGCGAGGTAGGAGCCAGTGCCCAAGGCAGGGatcagcccctccctccctgagccaaGCCCCTTTACCCCTTTGGAGCCCAGTTCCCGGGGATCTGCACAAGAGATGCCCggagggctaggagccaggagggGTTTCTCTGCCAGCGGTGGCCCTTCTGCTGAAGGTGCCAATGAAGACATCCAGCAGCGTCCTATTGCTCCTGGCACAGCGCAGCTGGAGCAAATGCACACTAGCCTAGCAAGGGGCTCGTGCTTGGAGTAGCAGACGGCTGTAGACTGGCTGTGCTGAAGTTGCTGCTGGAGAGGACTGTCTGTGGGAGTTCGATAGGATGGGATGGTGGACTGGGGGGGGCGAAGGGAGAGGAAGTGCAATTGGAAAACGGGCAAGATTGTTCAGGGTACTTATAAAAAAACGAAAACGATTTGCCTTGGTGCATGCGTTTTCCTGAGCATTCGAAAGGGCGCAGAACAGGTTTTCCACAGGAACCGGCTGCAGCAACAGTTCCTTCTTAGCTCCTGAGTCGTCATCAAAACTGCTGGCACATTTTAGTTGGTTTCATTGAACTAAAGCTTGTCCATGCTACTACTGTATTTGATTTGCCAGGCCAACGTCATTCCTGGGGTAACTCTACTGCCGTCGATGGGTTTTCCTCAGGACGGGGTTTGGCCAGCAATATTTTAGATGTTACAAAAAcaacaggaaggaaggaagaaatttCTAACCTGCCTGAGACCAGTGGTCTAGCTAGCTCAGCCTCCTGAATAGGACACAGGCTTCAGCGGAAGGTAAAGAAAAACTGCAAGAGGTAGTCATGGGAGAAACTGGCTCTAGGGAACATTCCTCTctgatgacccccccccccaaccccatcagcAAGAAGTtgtcttaagccctgaagcaggagggttaaGCAATAACAAAGGCGCTTCTTTACTCttgttttgttctctgtttgatttttagatctctctgccccactcccctaAACAAACAAAGATGAGAACTCATTTCATCTGAGTTTTACCTGCCCCGTGAATAACGGCACCATGGATCTGGCGTATGAGCTGCCCAATGTCACTGAGTTCTGGTTCTCCTCGGCCTCCCAGTTCGACAACTTCTCCACGGAGATGTCTGCCAACGCCTCCCAGAACACTACGGGCCAGCATTTTGACCTGACCAGCAACGCCATCCTTACCTTCATCTACTTTGGGGTGTGCATCATAGGCCTGTGTGGCAACACCCTGGTGATCTACGTCATCCTCCGCTATGCCAAGATGAAGACCATCACCAACATCTACATCCTGAACCTGGCTATCGCAGATGAGCTCTTCATGCTGGGGCTGCCGTTCCTGGCCATGCAGGTGGCTCTGGTCCACTGGCCCTTCGGCAGAGCCATCTGCCGGATTGTCATGACGGTGGATGGGATCAACCAGTTCACCAGCATCTTCTGCCTGACCGTCATGAGCATCGACAGGTATCTGGCTGTGGTCCACCCCATCAAATCCGCCAAGTGGAGAAGGCCCAGAACGGCCAAGATGATCAACGTGGCCGTGTGGGGCGTTTCCCTTCTGGTCATTATGCCCATCATGATTTATGCCGGGATCCAAAACACCCATGGAAGGAGTAGCTGCACCATCATCTGGCCAGGCAAGTCCAGCGCGTGGTACACAGGGTTCATCATCTATACCTTCAGTCTGGGCTTCCTGGTGCCCCTCACCATTATCTGCCTTTGCTACTTGTTCATCATTATCAAAGTCAAGTCCTCTGGGATCAGAGTGGGCTCCTCAAAGAGGAAAAAGTCAGAGAAGAAAGTCACCAGGATGGTCTCCATTGTAGTGGCAGTCTTCATCTTCTGCTGGCTTCCCTTCTACCTATTTAACGTCTCCTCCGTCTCCGTCTTCATCAACCCCACACCCTTCCTCAAGGGTATGTTCGATTTCGTCGTGGTCCTCACCTATGCCAACAGCTGTGCCAACCCCATCCTCTACGCCTTTTTGTCCGACAACTTCAAGAAGAGCTTTCAGAACGTTCTCTGCCTGGTGAAGGTCAGTGGCATGGATGATGCGGACAGGAGCGACAGCAAGCAGGACAAATCCAGGCTAAATGAGACCACGGAAACTCAAAGGACTCTGCTCAATGGTGACCTTCAGACAAGCATCTGAGAGGACTCCAGGATTGCCCTTCTCAGCTGTCctttttcctccttctccccactcctTTATATGGCAGTAGCACATAGCAAGTCAGGTCAAGAGTAGTTTGTCTTTGTTTGCTTGTCTTAGGGGATGGTAATGCGGGGACAGGGGCCTGTACCAGGAGTAGCCTCTCAGCAGAAGGCAGGTAGGTTTTGAATATTCAGAAAGATGCTGCTCAAATGCAACTTCATACATGgaaaaaacagacacacacacacacacacacacgtgtgtttAAATATATAACATGAagtcatgggccaaattcattcctgttgcAACTGCATTGGCTGCACTGGTGTTACCCCCAGGGATGTGTTTGGACATACAGAACATGTTCACACATCTCTAACCACACCCATGTAAATGGGCAAATTCAGTAGAGTTGCAcatgtgtaactgagggcagtaCTTGGAGGCATTTCTGCTAGACTTGGTTACACATACCAACATGCTCCATACAGCATAGATCACATATGTCTAGACAGAGCTATTCATGTCTGTTTCTTTGCAAAGCAGGAGACTCAGCtgaaaatcagagagagagagagagaagtcttAAGAatcagagcacacacacacacacacacacactgagatcCTCCACTAGGacatgaaaaatatttcattttattaccCAACtagtaaaattttatttttttaagaatgaaTCTCCTGAAGCTCCCCTAGTTTGATGAGACTAGTACTTATTTACAAGTTGCGTTTCCTGCCACCGGAGAAGCAACAGATCAGAATGAAAGAAATCACATCGGAAGGAAAATATCCCAGCCccagtacagagagagagagagagaggatggacAGATAGGACTTAGATCTTCTAAGAGATTTGGaacccaattcccattaaaattgaAGCCTTGAGGCAGCCTGGAAAATctgtttatatacacacacacacacacctgtgcagTCGGATACATGGTGGTGGTATATACGTGAGCAGTTATATTTGTGGTGCACCTTTGATCACCTGACCTGGACTCAGCCCACCAGTCCATCTATCCAGTGCTACTTCTCACATCCCAGACCTTAGAGCAGCTTCAAATACAGCCactttccctccctccatcctgcTGCTTAAATCAACTTGCCATAAAAAagcttttctcctctccctcaaATATATAATGTTTCCCTTCTTCCACCTGAAATGAACTATAAACACTGCTCCAACGGGCGGCATGGGCCATCTTCAGTCCTGGGCTAGTGGTGGGTTCCCATAGTCACACAGCCATTGCTTTTCTGTTGTTTTCCTCTAGTGGAATATGGCAGGGACTTTTAGCGAGAGGCTGACAGAGGCATCAAAGATTAGCAGCAGCATCCTTCCCATGGAAAGTATCTGCAAGTTTTTAATctgcagagacacacacagattCTGAGTTCTGTTCTAGCATTCATGGTGCTGTGACTGAAACAGCTACTGGAATATTGCGGAGGTGTACGTATGCTTTGTGTGGtgttattacacacacacacactaaggctCTATTGAATCCACTGGCTTTCTCTCTTTGGCTGCTCAGCGAGACCTTTAACTCCCACGTGCATGTTTTCTGTTGATGTTCTTGGGCGAAGGCTGGCTAGCAAGACTCCTGGGGTTGTAATTTACAAGCTGCTGGCCATCAGTTATTACAAGGTGGATGTTTTACTTTGCCATTGCTCTGAGCGTGGACGTTTCTGACGCTGCAGATGTTGTCTAAAGAAGGTACAAGTGAGAGGCTAAGGGATATTTGACAACTCTGTCTAAAATCTTGACAGATGCCAGGCATGGTTGGGGTGTGCTTGGTTCTAAAATTTAGTCACCACTGGGGGGTGGGTTCGGATTCTGGGGGACTGAgctgtgatactgctgggccaaattttcttctcagttacagtggtgtaaatctggactaaCTCTCTTCAGAAAGCAGAGCCCAGCTTCTCCACACCTGTGAAGGGAGCTGTAAAGTGCTTGGGAGAGTCTGGAGCCATGGTGCCAAGATACTATGGCGATAGATGTAAATACATCAGCTGGGTCGGCGAGGATCACATGCTGGAGGCTAGAGCAAATGGTAATTGCTGGGTTCACCTGCAGAGAAATCTACTGATGCTAATCAGATCTGCTCCTCACCCCCAATCCACCCCGGCAGAGTGACTGTAGGGAATAGGGAAACCCCGTGGCTTAAGGGGTCTGATCGGGGGGAAGACAGAacagacatttttttctttaaaccgCCAGTAGGTCTCCAATTGCACCACTATAACCAGCAACCTAGACCTGGTCTCTGGTGACATGGTGCTTTCAGGAGAAGAGGAAGCCCTGGGGAGATGGGAGTGACCTCTTCTGAAGCAGCGAGGGGAGCTGAATGTTTGTTCTCCAGTGCTGTGGAGTGCTAGAGAAACGACGCCTGCATTATGGCCGTATAGATTTCAGAGGGGAAGTATGTAAATCACATTTTCTGGAGGAAGAAAGCTCACCAGGTACACAGCCAGGCCTCCCTCCAGCTCTCACCTTGTTCTCTAGTCAGTCCGAGGCATTTTGGTGGCACTTGTCACCCCAGTGTCTGAAAGCTTTACAAATCGTTCctgccccattttacacatgaggaAACAGAGCCCTGCAGAAGTTAAAGCCAGTGGTTTCCAACGTTGATGCTCATTGGGCCGACTCCATTCCCTGGGTGCTGACGTGCCTCAAGCCGGGCACCCAAAAGTGAAAGCAGCCCAGCTGAGCGGGAGtcgttggaaaactttggctacGGCCGTGCCCAAGCTCCCGCTGGGAGCCTCCCCACTCCCAGACCTGTG
Coding sequences within:
- the SSTR2 gene encoding somatostatin receptor type 2, which codes for MDLAYELPNVTEFWFSSASQFDNFSTEMSANASQNTTGQHFDLTSNAILTFIYFGVCIIGLCGNTLVIYVILRYAKMKTITNIYILNLAIADELFMLGLPFLAMQVALVHWPFGRAICRIVMTVDGINQFTSIFCLTVMSIDRYLAVVHPIKSAKWRRPRTAKMINVAVWGVSLLVIMPIMIYAGIQNTHGRSSCTIIWPGKSSAWYTGFIIYTFSLGFLVPLTIICLCYLFIIIKVKSSGIRVGSSKRKKSEKKVTRMVSIVVAVFIFCWLPFYLFNVSSVSVFINPTPFLKGMFDFVVVLTYANSCANPILYAFLSDNFKKSFQNVLCLVKVSGMDDADRSDSKQDKSRLNETTETQRTLLNGDLQTSI